From a single Gemmatimonadales bacterium genomic region:
- a CDS encoding S9 family peptidase yields MRAKSVGWLAGVVLLGLVVGSVDAQKALTPERAAAMRTLGPVAISPDGRHVVYSVTVPNLTESTTNSDIWLVPSAGGESIRLTSSKAMDDQPAWSPDGRRIAFVSAREGKPQIFLISPFGGEAEKLTDSKTGIQSFAWAPDGNRIAYVAQREPTPEEEKRQKEKDDAIVVDQNFIPARLHLIDVATRKSSEVVKGDYQISSLDWSPSGREIAFVSVPTPRADDNRFADILIADVATGATRKLYENPGPDVGPRWSPDGASIAFSSTSSKAVAISQSRLMVIPAAGGTPRPLARDFLYQPGTVTWAADGKSVYFWASVRTSTELFHAPIDGGPARQLSDFRGARGWFGGSTPSLSSDRRMVAFGRSAMDTPEDVYVARTDAPWAMTKLTTVNPELADATLGKGEVVRWKSKDGMEIEGVLIYPAGYQAGRRYPTVALIHGGPSGVWDQGFGSSWYNPAQVYASQGWVAFLPNPRGSSGYGEIFLAANLRDWGGGDYQDIQTGLDELVRRGIADPARMAQGGWSYGGYMSAWTLTQTDRFKAIMVGAGLTNMYSMYSTNDLQMVLEDYFGDEPWNDEEAYRRASAMVHIKQAKTPTLILHGQQDLRVPVGQAQELYMGLRKNGIPVELVFYPREGHGLNEPRHALDKIRREYNFFAKHVLGVEPAPAALVP; encoded by the coding sequence ATGCGCGCAAAGTCTGTTGGGTGGCTGGCTGGTGTCGTCCTCCTTGGCCTCGTGGTGGGCTCGGTCGATGCGCAGAAGGCGCTGACACCGGAGCGGGCGGCCGCCATGCGGACCCTCGGTCCCGTTGCGATCTCGCCGGATGGTCGGCATGTCGTTTACAGCGTTACGGTGCCCAACCTGACGGAGAGCACGACCAACTCCGATATCTGGCTGGTGCCATCGGCGGGCGGGGAGTCGATCCGCCTCACCAGTTCCAAGGCAATGGATGATCAACCGGCGTGGTCGCCGGATGGCAGACGGATCGCATTTGTCTCGGCGCGGGAGGGCAAGCCGCAGATTTTTCTGATCTCCCCCTTCGGCGGCGAAGCGGAGAAGCTGACGGACTCGAAGACCGGAATTCAATCTTTCGCGTGGGCACCGGACGGCAATCGCATTGCCTACGTTGCGCAGCGAGAGCCGACTCCGGAGGAAGAGAAGCGTCAGAAGGAAAAAGACGACGCGATTGTCGTGGATCAGAACTTCATTCCGGCCCGCCTCCACTTGATCGACGTTGCCACACGCAAGAGCAGCGAGGTGGTCAAGGGTGACTACCAGATCTCCTCGCTCGACTGGTCGCCCAGTGGTCGGGAGATTGCGTTCGTGTCGGTCCCGACGCCTCGGGCGGATGACAACCGGTTTGCCGATATCCTGATCGCCGATGTCGCAACCGGCGCGACGAGGAAGCTGTACGAGAATCCGGGGCCTGATGTTGGCCCGCGCTGGTCGCCGGACGGTGCTTCGATTGCGTTCTCCTCGACCTCCAGCAAAGCCGTCGCCATTTCGCAGTCGCGCCTGATGGTTATTCCGGCAGCAGGTGGTACGCCCCGCCCGCTGGCGCGGGACTTTCTCTATCAGCCGGGGACCGTTACCTGGGCAGCGGACGGGAAAAGCGTCTACTTCTGGGCCTCGGTGCGAACCAGCACCGAGCTCTTTCACGCACCGATCGATGGCGGCCCTGCCAGGCAGCTCTCCGACTTCCGGGGCGCGCGTGGCTGGTTCGGTGGTTCGACGCCGTCGCTCTCGAGTGATCGCCGCATGGTTGCCTTTGGCCGCTCGGCGATGGACACCCCGGAGGATGTCTACGTTGCGCGCACCGATGCGCCATGGGCCATGACCAAGCTTACGACGGTCAACCCGGAGCTCGCCGACGCCACGCTGGGGAAGGGCGAGGTGGTTCGTTGGAAGAGCAAGGACGGCATGGAGATCGAGGGGGTCCTGATCTATCCGGCCGGGTATCAGGCGGGTCGCCGCTATCCAACGGTGGCGCTGATCCATGGCGGGCCCTCCGGGGTCTGGGATCAGGGCTTCGGGTCGAGCTGGTACAATCCGGCCCAGGTCTATGCTTCGCAGGGCTGGGTGGCATTCCTGCCCAATCCCCGCGGATCGAGCGGCTACGGCGAGATATTCCTGGCCGCAAACCTCCGCGATTGGGGCGGCGGCGACTATCAGGATATTCAGACCGGACTCGACGAGCTGGTCCGACGCGGTATTGCGGACCCCGCTCGGATGGCGCAGGGTGGCTGGAGCTACGGCGGCTATATGAGTGCCTGGACCCTGACCCAGACCGATCGGTTCAAGGCCATCATGGTCGGCGCCGGCCTGACCAACATGTACTCCATGTATTCGACCAACGATCTGCAGATGGTGCTCGAGGACTATTTCGGTGACGAGCCCTGGAATGATGAGGAAGCCTATCGCCGGGCGTCGGCCATGGTGCACATCAAGCAGGCCAAGACCCCGACCCTGATTCTGCATGGGCAGCAGGACCTGCGGGTGCCGGTCGGACAGGCGCAGGAGCTGTACATGGGGCTCCGCAAGAACGGCATTCCGGTCGAGCTGGTGTTCTATCCGAGAGAAGGGCACGGTCTCAACGAGCCCCGTCACGCGCTCGACAAGATCCGACGGGAGTACAACTTCTTTGCGAAGCATGTTCTCGGAGTCGAGCCGGCGCCTGCTGCGCTGGTTCCCTAG
- a CDS encoding S9 family peptidase, with amino-acid sequence MMNRLKQLIAVLTFLVVLGVGSAVAQRPMTPEDILALKQVSDPQVSPDGRWVAYVVSQTELEQNTINTDVWLVATAGGEPVRLTTSPRADGSPRWSPDSKWIAFISAREERPQIWLIRPNGGEAEKLTSSKSGVQSLVWSPDGKTIAYTALREWTAEEEKKQKDRDDAIVVDQDHRFGRIWTIDVATKKAAEVVAGDFHPSNPQWSPDGTQLAYEVRPTPAADDGARSDVYIITLASKEKRKLFENPGIDNNPRWSPDGRWIAFSSRPDGFGQTELKVIPAAGGTPRTVATRFLYQPGAATWSADGRTLFFTASVRTTNQLFSVPVAGGEPKQLTSHNGTMSGATMSDDGRTIAFTVSDVTRPNDVYVVRDPARFAPVKLTDHNPQLAEIALGRGELYRWKSKDGMEIEGVLIYPPDYDPSKRYPTMAFIHGGPSGVWTQGFPGSSGNYGHIWAGRGWVSFYPNVRGSSGYGDAFMKANVRDWGGGDYQDIQTGLDELVRRGVADPDRLGQSGWSYGGYMTAWTLTQTDRFKALMVGAGLTNMYSMYSTNDLQTTLENYFGAEPWDDEEAYRRASAMVYIKQAKTPTLILHGQQDLRVPIGQAQELYMGLKKNGVPVELVFYPRAGHGLSEPRHQLDRMRREYAFFSKRVLGVDVSDKPALIP; translated from the coding sequence ATGATGAACCGACTGAAGCAGTTGATCGCCGTCCTCACGTTCCTGGTCGTGCTTGGGGTCGGGTCGGCCGTGGCACAACGTCCGATGACGCCCGAGGACATTCTGGCTCTCAAGCAGGTGTCCGATCCGCAGGTCTCGCCTGACGGGCGCTGGGTCGCGTATGTCGTCAGTCAGACCGAACTCGAGCAGAACACCATTAACACCGACGTCTGGCTCGTGGCCACTGCCGGGGGGGAGCCGGTTCGCTTGACCACCAGTCCCCGGGCCGATGGGTCCCCGCGCTGGTCACCGGACAGCAAGTGGATTGCCTTCATCTCGGCGCGTGAAGAACGGCCGCAGATCTGGTTGATCCGGCCTAACGGAGGTGAAGCGGAGAAGCTGACCTCGTCGAAGAGCGGGGTCCAGAGTCTCGTCTGGTCGCCGGATGGCAAGACGATTGCTTACACGGCTCTTCGCGAGTGGACGGCGGAGGAAGAGAAGAAGCAGAAGGACCGCGATGACGCGATCGTGGTCGATCAGGATCACCGATTCGGCCGGATCTGGACCATCGATGTCGCGACCAAGAAGGCCGCCGAGGTCGTCGCGGGCGATTTCCATCCCTCGAACCCGCAATGGTCGCCGGACGGCACGCAGCTGGCCTACGAGGTCCGCCCCACGCCTGCGGCTGACGACGGCGCCCGGTCGGACGTGTACATCATCACGCTGGCGAGTAAAGAGAAGCGGAAGCTCTTCGAGAACCCCGGTATCGACAACAATCCGCGCTGGTCACCCGATGGCCGGTGGATCGCCTTCTCGAGCCGGCCCGACGGCTTCGGTCAGACCGAACTCAAGGTGATTCCCGCCGCCGGCGGCACGCCGCGGACCGTTGCCACACGTTTCCTCTATCAGCCCGGAGCGGCAACCTGGTCGGCGGATGGTCGGACCCTGTTCTTCACGGCGTCGGTGCGCACCACCAACCAGCTCTTCTCGGTGCCGGTGGCCGGCGGCGAACCGAAGCAGCTGACCTCGCACAACGGGACGATGAGCGGCGCCACGATGTCCGACGACGGCCGGACCATCGCCTTTACCGTCTCGGACGTCACCCGGCCGAACGACGTCTATGTGGTCCGCGATCCGGCACGGTTCGCTCCGGTCAAGCTCACCGACCACAATCCGCAGCTGGCCGAGATTGCGCTCGGTCGGGGAGAGCTGTACCGCTGGAAGAGCAAGGACGGGATGGAAATCGAAGGCGTCCTGATCTACCCGCCGGACTATGATCCGTCCAAGCGGTATCCGACCATGGCGTTCATTCACGGCGGGCCGTCCGGGGTGTGGACCCAGGGTTTCCCGGGCTCGTCCGGTAACTATGGCCATATCTGGGCCGGACGCGGTTGGGTCAGCTTCTATCCGAATGTGCGGGGGTCGAGCGGCTACGGCGACGCCTTCATGAAGGCCAACGTGCGGGATTGGGGCGGCGGCGACTACCAGGACATTCAGACGGGTTTGGACGAACTGGTGCGTCGTGGCGTGGCCGACCCTGATCGGCTGGGCCAGAGTGGCTGGAGCTACGGCGGATACATGACGGCGTGGACCCTGACGCAGACCGATCGCTTCAAGGCGCTGATGGTCGGCGCCGGGCTTACCAACATGTATTCGATGTACTCGACCAACGATCTCCAGACGACCCTCGAGAACTATTTCGGTGCCGAGCCGTGGGACGACGAGGAAGCCTATCGGCGGGCCTCGGCGATGGTCTACATCAAGCAGGCCAAGACGCCGACCCTGATTCTGCACGGGCAGCAGGACCTCCGGGTGCCGATCGGGCAGGCGCAGGAGCTCTACATGGGGCTCAAGAAGAACGGCGTGCCGGTCGAGCTCGTCTTCTACCCCCGAGCGGGGCACGGGTTGTCCGAGCCGCGGCATCAGCTCGACCGGATGCGGCGCGAGTATGCCTTCTTCTCGAAGCGCGTGCTTGGGGTCGATGTGTCCGACAAGCCCGCGCTGATCCCATGA
- a CDS encoding beta-lactamase family protein gives MKTQLFLGCLIVLAGGVEAQSRSALLGRVDSVVSAHMARHQNVGVSIGIEYRGELLVARGYGAADLESSAPATAETVYRIGSVTKQFTAALILQLVEQGKIRLDDEITRFLPDYPTQGRRMTIRHLLTHSSGIRSYTALGPRYATLSRLDLTEDQLIAEFANQPFDFEPGAQYRYNNSGYFLLGVIAGKVTGTPYPTLVEQALIAPQGLGSSSYCHNSRLIPKRAHGYAIDQGAVVNDRPISMNIPAGAGSLCSNVLDLLAWQRALDGGRVLGPQWLTAMRTGHLKSGASGEYGYGVSIGALQGHRQVAHSGGINGFSAWLANYPDDRLTVVVLTNTANGQASGLGAALARLVLGLPAATPRD, from the coding sequence ATGAAGACGCAACTTTTCCTGGGATGCCTGATTGTCTTGGCTGGCGGCGTCGAGGCTCAGTCTCGTAGCGCCTTGCTCGGTCGGGTCGACTCGGTCGTCTCGGCCCACATGGCACGGCATCAGAACGTCGGCGTCTCGATCGGGATCGAGTATCGGGGCGAATTGCTGGTCGCCAGGGGGTACGGCGCGGCCGACCTGGAAAGCTCGGCCCCGGCAACGGCTGAGACGGTGTATCGCATCGGATCGGTTACCAAGCAGTTTACCGCGGCGCTGATTCTGCAACTGGTGGAGCAGGGTAAGATCCGTCTCGATGATGAGATCACCCGCTTTCTTCCCGACTATCCGACCCAGGGCCGGCGGATGACCATCCGCCACTTGCTGACCCATAGCTCGGGGATCCGGAGCTACACCGCACTCGGGCCGCGCTATGCCACCCTTTCGCGACTCGACCTGACCGAAGATCAGCTGATTGCCGAGTTTGCCAATCAGCCGTTCGACTTCGAGCCAGGCGCGCAGTATCGCTACAACAACTCGGGGTACTTCCTGCTTGGTGTGATTGCCGGCAAGGTGACGGGCACGCCGTACCCGACCCTAGTCGAGCAGGCCTTGATTGCTCCGCAGGGTCTCGGGTCGTCATCCTATTGCCATAACTCCAGACTGATCCCCAAGCGAGCGCACGGCTACGCAATCGACCAGGGCGCGGTTGTCAACGACCGCCCGATCAGTATGAACATTCCTGCCGGCGCCGGATCGCTCTGCTCGAACGTCCTCGATCTGCTCGCCTGGCAACGGGCGCTCGATGGGGGTCGAGTTCTGGGGCCGCAATGGCTGACCGCCATGCGCACGGGGCACCTCAAGTCCGGAGCAAGCGGTGAGTATGGCTACGGTGTCAGCATCGGCGCACTCCAGGGGCATCGGCAGGTGGCCCACAGTGGCGGAATCAACGGTTTTAGTGCGTGGCTCGCCAATTATCCGGACGACCGGCTCACGGTGGTCGTGCTGACCAACACCGCCAACGGTCAGGCCTCTGGTTTGGGCGCTGCGCTGGCTCGGCTCGTGCTCGGCCTCCCGGCCGCCACGCCGCGAGATTAG
- a CDS encoding beta-lactamase family protein: MLLVLFTALIQAAAPVAASAVDPARLPVLVDSLAARELRAGPTAGVSVAVMQGGVVLFARGYGQADLENPAAINVETIFKVGSVTKQVTTVLLGQLVDQGKVDLDADIRTYLPDAPTSGRSVTVAQLLDHTSGIRSFTNLGQAVSRDSFRLDLTTDRLIGLLRNVPPDFEPGTSWQYNNTGYLLAGMLVERITGSSLAEVLARGITEPLGLTRTSWCDEHAVVPNRAKGYRRAAAGFERAVGESMSIPRGAGALCSTPIDLVRFRDALAKGRLLSTATYQRMITPARLADGWKTNYGYGVALYHIGPYRVIRHGGTITGFQANLLYVPERDLVVSVLANTMGSDPVGLSDGIVAGILGVDLPPAGEQVLPADRRSSLVGRYRLAGTVFEVKEEEGRLVIGRGGAGWSRLAWQGDDRYLALGGQAFGFYGLSPLLRFTGGAGRPSVIELEHPVDGPMRGQRVE, encoded by the coding sequence ATGCTTCTGGTCTTGTTTACCGCCCTGATCCAGGCGGCAGCGCCCGTTGCGGCATCCGCCGTCGATCCCGCTCGACTGCCGGTGCTGGTCGACAGTCTGGCCGCGCGAGAACTCCGCGCGGGTCCGACGGCGGGTGTCTCTGTCGCCGTCATGCAGGGCGGCGTGGTGCTCTTTGCGCGCGGGTACGGGCAGGCGGACCTCGAGAATCCGGCGGCGATCAACGTCGAGACGATTTTCAAAGTCGGCTCCGTCACCAAGCAGGTCACGACTGTGCTGCTCGGCCAGCTGGTCGATCAGGGTAAAGTCGATCTCGACGCCGATATCCGGACCTATCTGCCCGATGCGCCGACCAGCGGTCGCAGCGTCACGGTGGCCCAACTGCTCGACCACACCTCGGGCATCCGGAGCTTTACCAACCTGGGGCAGGCCGTTTCCCGCGACAGCTTCCGACTCGATCTGACGACGGATCGTCTGATCGGCCTGCTGCGCAACGTGCCTCCCGATTTCGAGCCGGGGACCTCCTGGCAGTACAACAACACCGGGTATCTGCTCGCGGGCATGCTGGTCGAGCGGATCACCGGAAGCTCGCTTGCGGAGGTGCTGGCCCGCGGGATCACGGAGCCGCTCGGCCTGACCAGGACGTCATGGTGCGACGAACACGCCGTGGTGCCGAATCGTGCCAAGGGATACCGCCGGGCGGCGGCGGGTTTCGAGCGGGCGGTCGGGGAGAGCATGTCGATTCCCCGTGGAGCCGGGGCATTGTGCTCAACCCCAATCGACCTGGTTCGATTCCGGGATGCCTTGGCCAAGGGCCGGCTCCTTTCTACCGCGACATACCAGCGGATGATCACACCGGCTCGGCTGGCCGATGGCTGGAAGACGAATTACGGCTACGGGGTCGCGCTCTATCACATCGGGCCGTACCGGGTCATCCGGCATGGGGGTACGATCACGGGATTCCAGGCCAATCTGCTGTACGTTCCTGAGCGCGATCTTGTCGTCAGCGTGCTGGCAAACACGATGGGTTCAGATCCGGTCGGACTCTCCGACGGAATCGTCGCAGGGATACTTGGTGTGGATCTGCCTCCGGCCGGGGAGCAAGTGCTCCCGGCCGATCGTCGATCCTCGCTGGTGGGCCGTTACCGTCTGGCCGGGACCGTATTCGAGGTGAAGGAGGAGGAGGGGCGTCTGGTCATCGGGCGCGGCGGAGCCGGTTGGAGCCGTCTGGCCTGGCAGGGCGATGATCGTTATCTGGCGCTCGGTGGGCAGGCGTTCGGGTTCTACGGTCTCAGCCCGCTGCTTCGGTTCACAGGCGGGGCCGGCCGCCCATCGGTCATTGAACTCGAGCATCCGGTCGACGGTCCTATGCGCGGCCAGCGGGTGGAGTGA
- a CDS encoding aminotransferase class V-fold PLP-dependent enzyme has protein sequence MTKLASARSQFDLPDDVTYLNCAYMSPLSRRVAQAGRAGIDAKQRPWEVTPADFFVTADRGRAAFARLLGTPATADDLAIVPAASYGMATAAANLPLRPTQRVLVLAEEFPSTILTWRTRAEQVGADLVTIPRPSDDDWTAAVLSAIDSRTAVAALPACHWIDGVRLDLAVIRSRLREVGAALVLDLTQSLGVMPFDLAAVDPDYLVAACYKWLLGPYSIGLLYVAPRHQNGTPLEHHWFGRAGSENFSALLGYPEQFQPGARRFDMGEPANFALIPPAVAAIEGILEWGVENLSETIGAFNAAILARAESIGATAVAARLRAPHYLSLRVPGSTPSLAEQLAAERVYVSVRGGGTLRITPHLYNEPRDIERLFAVLEPAMRRSGRP, from the coding sequence ATGACAAAACTTGCCTCGGCCCGATCACAGTTCGACCTGCCAGACGACGTGACCTACCTCAACTGCGCCTACATGTCACCGCTATCCCGGCGGGTCGCCCAGGCTGGCCGGGCGGGGATCGACGCCAAACAACGGCCGTGGGAGGTCACACCGGCCGACTTCTTTGTGACGGCCGATCGCGGCCGGGCCGCTTTTGCCCGGCTGCTCGGTACCCCCGCGACAGCGGACGACCTCGCCATCGTTCCGGCCGCAAGCTACGGCATGGCGACAGCCGCGGCCAACCTGCCGCTCCGCCCGACGCAACGAGTCCTGGTGCTGGCCGAGGAGTTTCCCTCGACGATTCTCACCTGGCGAACCCGGGCAGAGCAGGTCGGCGCAGACCTGGTCACCATTCCGCGGCCGTCTGACGACGACTGGACCGCCGCCGTGCTCTCCGCAATCGACTCCCGTACCGCGGTTGCTGCGTTGCCGGCGTGCCACTGGATCGATGGGGTCCGACTCGACCTCGCGGTGATCCGGTCCCGCCTGCGTGAGGTCGGCGCCGCCCTGGTGCTCGACCTGACACAGTCGCTCGGCGTGATGCCCTTCGACCTTGCCGCGGTCGATCCCGACTACCTCGTGGCGGCCTGCTACAAATGGCTGCTTGGGCCCTACAGCATCGGCCTGCTCTACGTCGCGCCCCGGCATCAGAACGGCACGCCGCTGGAGCACCACTGGTTCGGTCGCGCCGGCTCAGAGAACTTCAGCGCCCTGCTCGGCTACCCGGAGCAGTTCCAGCCCGGCGCGCGCCGCTTCGACATGGGAGAACCGGCCAACTTTGCCCTGATTCCCCCTGCGGTGGCGGCGATCGAGGGGATCCTGGAGTGGGGCGTCGAGAACCTCTCGGAGACGATCGGCGCCTTCAACGCTGCAATTCTCGCACGCGCGGAGTCGATCGGCGCGACGGCCGTTGCAGCGCGCCTGCGGGCGCCGCACTACCTCTCACTGCGAGTGCCCGGCAGCACACCCTCGCTTGCCGAGCAGCTGGCGGCCGAGCGCGTATACGTCAGCGTGCGGGGAGGCGGAACTCTGCGAATCACCCCGCACCTCTACAACGAACCGCGTGACATCGAGCGGCTCTTTGCCGTCCTGGAACCAGCGATGCGCCGTTCCGGCCGCCCTTGA
- the aroF gene encoding 3-deoxy-7-phosphoheptulonate synthase yields the protein MIIVLKPGASADHADELIRQIASLGLRPLHMPGSERVVLGALGDERELERLQLDSHPMVESIKPILAPYKLVGRDMHPADTVVDLGGVAIGGDRIVVIAGPCSIEGRELFRQSAAAATSAGAHALRGGAFKPRTSPYSFQGMGRQGLEILQAVSRELGAPTLTEVVDLADLDLVDQYADGFQVGARNMQNFRLLQALGQRRKPVVLKRGMAARIDDLLLAAEYILAEGNPNVILCERGIQGFDSTTRNTLDLAAIPAIKARSHLPVLVDPSHGTGVRDLVAPMAKAAIACGADGLLIEVHHDPQVALSDGKQSLYPDQFAALMRELGPFARAAGRSL from the coding sequence ATGATCATCGTACTCAAGCCAGGCGCCTCGGCCGACCATGCCGACGAGCTGATCCGACAGATCGCGTCGCTTGGCCTCCGCCCCCTCCACATGCCTGGCAGCGAACGGGTCGTGCTGGGCGCTCTCGGCGACGAGCGGGAGCTCGAACGGCTGCAGCTCGACAGCCACCCCATGGTGGAGAGCATCAAACCGATCCTCGCCCCCTACAAACTCGTCGGACGCGACATGCACCCCGCCGATACCGTTGTCGACCTCGGTGGGGTGGCAATCGGCGGCGACCGGATCGTGGTCATTGCCGGCCCGTGTTCGATCGAGGGTCGGGAGCTGTTTCGCCAGAGCGCCGCAGCTGCCACTTCGGCTGGTGCGCACGCCCTCCGCGGCGGCGCCTTCAAGCCGAGGACCAGCCCCTACTCGTTTCAGGGCATGGGACGCCAGGGCCTCGAGATCCTGCAAGCCGTGTCGCGCGAACTCGGGGCGCCCACCCTGACCGAGGTCGTCGACCTGGCCGACCTCGATCTGGTCGATCAGTACGCAGACGGCTTCCAGGTCGGCGCCCGGAACATGCAGAACTTCCGGCTGCTCCAGGCACTCGGCCAGCGTCGCAAGCCCGTTGTTCTCAAGCGCGGAATGGCCGCGCGAATCGACGATCTGCTGCTCGCCGCGGAGTACATCCTGGCCGAGGGGAATCCCAATGTGATTCTCTGCGAACGGGGTATCCAGGGATTCGACAGCACCACCCGCAACACGCTGGACCTTGCCGCCATCCCCGCGATCAAAGCACGCAGCCACCTCCCTGTACTGGTCGACCCGTCGCATGGCACCGGAGTGCGAGACCTGGTCGCTCCGATGGCCAAGGCCGCCATTGCCTGCGGTGCGGACGGCCTGCTGATCGAGGTGCATCACGATCCGCAGGTCGCGCTTTCCGACGGCAAGCAATCGCTCTACCCCGACCAGTTCGCCGCCCTGATGCGCGAGCTCGGCCCGTTTGCCCGCGCAGCCGGACGGTCATTGTGA
- a CDS encoding anthranilate synthase component 1 — MTPQAPAAGTVLPLVRRLAATVDPLALYRTLADGGERPHTFLLESADGSERQGQRSLIGVRAAARIAADLESVRIEPLSPNGAAIAALVAAHHPTASTDGNVLVVPIAPVPARIDERERFRHGTAFDVLRTLTFGIALAATPNPWGHLLVGAFGYDAIDYFERLPLGYADPLAQPVLEFWIPDRLIVVDHPTASVTVVATAWGGTGFDARYHDASRAVEQLVAALTSVGTAQHRDERGSPDAALADVSVDQSDDEFARTVAGLQQHILAGDVYQIVPSRTFSLPCPDPLAAYGELRARNPSPYLFYLRGPERALFGASPETCLRIDAATRTATITPIAGTVGRGRDARGALDLEADARAEVMLRLDGKELAEHLMLVDLARNDIARISTPGTRAVTRLLEVERYTHVMHLVSEVSGRLAPHTDALEAYAATMNMGTLVGAPKVRAAELLRHSEVSRRGSYGGSVGYLRSDGTLETAIVIRSAVVVDGIAHVRAGAGVVMDSDPAAEALETRRKARAVVEAIRHAEAPAHV; from the coding sequence GTGACTCCGCAAGCTCCGGCCGCCGGGACGGTACTCCCTCTGGTACGAAGGCTCGCCGCCACGGTCGATCCGCTGGCTCTTTATCGCACGCTCGCGGACGGCGGCGAGCGACCCCATACCTTCCTGCTCGAGTCGGCCGATGGCAGCGAGCGTCAAGGGCAGCGCAGTCTCATCGGCGTCCGCGCGGCCGCTCGGATCGCGGCCGACCTCGAATCGGTTCGGATCGAGCCACTCTCGCCCAACGGCGCGGCGATTGCCGCACTGGTTGCCGCGCATCACCCCACCGCCTCCACCGATGGCAACGTCCTCGTTGTTCCGATCGCGCCAGTGCCCGCCCGAATCGACGAGCGCGAGCGCTTTCGGCACGGCACCGCATTCGACGTTCTCCGCACCCTGACATTCGGAATCGCGCTGGCGGCAACCCCCAATCCCTGGGGTCACTTGCTCGTCGGGGCTTTCGGGTATGACGCGATCGACTACTTCGAACGGTTACCGCTCGGCTATGCCGACCCGCTGGCCCAGCCGGTGCTCGAGTTCTGGATCCCCGATCGACTGATCGTGGTCGACCATCCGACGGCCTCCGTAACGGTGGTCGCAACCGCGTGGGGCGGAACCGGCTTCGATGCCAGATACCACGACGCCAGCCGGGCCGTCGAACAACTGGTAGCTGCCCTGACCAGCGTCGGCACAGCCCAGCACCGCGACGAGAGGGGTTCCCCGGACGCCGCCTTGGCAGACGTTTCCGTCGACCAGAGCGATGACGAGTTTGCGCGTACAGTTGCAGGTCTGCAGCAGCATATTCTGGCCGGCGACGTCTATCAGATCGTGCCGTCCCGGACCTTCTCGCTACCCTGCCCCGACCCGCTGGCCGCGTACGGCGAGCTGCGCGCTCGCAACCCGAGTCCGTACCTCTTCTACCTCCGGGGTCCGGAACGAGCCCTGTTCGGCGCCTCGCCCGAGACCTGCCTTCGCATTGATGCGGCGACCCGCACCGCAACCATCACGCCGATTGCAGGCACCGTCGGCCGCGGACGGGACGCGCGCGGCGCCCTCGACCTCGAGGCCGACGCCCGCGCCGAGGTGATGCTTCGCCTCGACGGGAAAGAGCTGGCCGAGCACCTCATGCTGGTCGATCTGGCCCGCAACGACATCGCCCGAATCAGTACCCCCGGAACTCGCGCCGTTACCCGGCTGCTCGAGGTCGAACGATACACCCATGTGATGCATCTCGTGTCCGAAGTGTCAGGTAGGCTCGCTCCGCATACGGACGCACTGGAAGCGTACGCCGCCACCATGAACATGGGCACGCTGGTTGGCGCCCCCAAGGTTCGTGCCGCCGAACTCCTGCGACACTCCGAGGTCTCCCGTCGGGGCAGTTACGGCGGGAGCGTCGGGTACCTGCGCAGCGATGGCACCCTGGAAACGGCGATTGTGATTCGCTCTGCCGTCGTGGTCGACGGCATTGCCCACGTCCGCGCGGGCGCTGGTGTCGTGATGGACTCGGATCCGGCCGCGGAGGCCCTCGAAACCCGGCGCAAGGCGCGCGCCGTCGTCGAGGCGATCCGCCATGCGGAGGCCCCCGCCCATGTCTGA
- a CDS encoding aminodeoxychorismate/anthranilate synthase component II, with product MSEGLQVVLLDNFDSFSYNLVDEFARRGPKVTVFRNDVPADRILERAAGTRALVVISPGPGHPRDAGSSLEVIRRALGRIPLLGVCLGHQALIEATGGTVVAAALPVHGKASRLTHDGSGLFEGLPSPTAVGRYHSLAAGTLPAELVPTASADGVVMAVRHRTAPALGVQFHPESVLTPAGGQMIDNVIRWAADARR from the coding sequence ATGTCTGAAGGTCTCCAGGTAGTTCTGCTCGACAACTTCGACTCGTTCTCCTACAACCTGGTCGACGAGTTTGCCCGGCGCGGCCCGAAGGTGACCGTCTTTCGCAACGACGTGCCCGCCGATCGGATCCTCGAGCGGGCCGCCGGTACCCGGGCACTGGTCGTCATCTCTCCCGGCCCCGGCCATCCGCGAGACGCCGGCTCCTCGCTCGAGGTGATTCGCCGGGCACTCGGCCGCATTCCGCTCCTCGGCGTCTGTCTCGGTCACCAGGCGCTGATCGAGGCCACCGGCGGAACCGTCGTTGCGGCCGCGCTGCCTGTGCACGGCAAGGCGAGTCGCCTCACCCACGATGGTTCGGGCCTGTTCGAGGGTCTTCCCTCGCCGACCGCTGTGGGCCGCTACCACTCGCTGGCGGCCGGGACCCTTCCAGCCGAGCTGGTGCCGACAGCTTCGGCGGACGGCGTGGTGATGGCCGTCCGCCATCGCACCGCTCCGGCGTTAGGCGTTCAGTTTCATCCCGAGTCGGTTCTGACACCCGCGGGCGGACAAATGATCGACAACGTGATTCGGTGGGCTGCCGATGCTCGCCGCTAG